Proteins from a single region of Bradyrhizobium diazoefficiens:
- a CDS encoding acyl-CoA dehydrogenase family protein encodes MSYRSSWMTEELEIFRDQFRKYLAKDLAPHAEKWREQKMVDRFAWRGLGEMGALLASVPEEYGGLGATFAYDAAVLDDLESTVPELTTGVSVHSAIVAHYILNYGSEEQKKRWLPKMASGEMVGAVAMTEPGTGSDLQAVKTTAKKQGNSYVINGQKTFITNGQAADLVIVVARTGDVGAKGISLIVVETAGADGYKRGRNLDKIGLHASDTSELFFDNVTVPPENLLGKEEGQGFVQLMQQLPQERLALAVGAVASMERAVKLTTEYTKERKAFGKPLMDFQNTAFTLAERKTEAMIARVFVDWCIERLVAGNLDTVTASMAKYWCSDKQVQTADECLQLFGGYGYMQEYPISRIFIDSRIQKIYGGTNEIMKLLIARSL; translated from the coding sequence ATGTCCTACCGCTCCTCCTGGATGACCGAAGAGCTCGAAATCTTCCGCGACCAGTTCCGGAAATATCTCGCCAAGGATCTGGCGCCTCATGCCGAGAAATGGCGCGAGCAGAAGATGGTCGACCGATTCGCCTGGCGCGGCCTCGGCGAAATGGGCGCGCTCTTGGCGAGCGTGCCGGAGGAATATGGCGGCTTGGGCGCGACCTTCGCCTATGACGCGGCGGTGCTGGACGACCTGGAAAGCACGGTGCCGGAGCTGACGACCGGCGTCTCCGTGCACAGCGCCATCGTCGCGCATTACATTCTCAACTACGGGTCGGAGGAGCAGAAGAAGCGCTGGCTGCCGAAGATGGCCTCCGGCGAGATGGTCGGCGCCGTCGCCATGACCGAGCCCGGCACCGGCTCGGACCTGCAGGCCGTGAAGACCACCGCGAAAAAGCAGGGTAATTCCTACGTCATCAACGGCCAGAAGACGTTCATCACCAACGGCCAGGCCGCCGATCTCGTGATCGTGGTCGCGCGCACGGGCGACGTCGGCGCCAAGGGCATCTCGCTCATCGTGGTCGAGACTGCGGGCGCGGATGGTTACAAGCGCGGCCGCAACCTCGACAAGATCGGCCTGCACGCCTCCGACACATCAGAGCTGTTTTTCGACAACGTCACCGTGCCGCCGGAAAACCTGCTCGGCAAGGAGGAAGGCCAAGGCTTTGTGCAGCTGATGCAGCAACTGCCGCAGGAGCGCCTCGCGCTCGCGGTCGGCGCCGTCGCCTCGATGGAGCGGGCCGTCAAGCTCACCACCGAATACACCAAGGAGCGCAAGGCGTTCGGCAAGCCGCTGATGGATTTCCAAAACACCGCCTTCACGCTCGCCGAGCGCAAGACCGAAGCGATGATCGCGCGCGTCTTCGTCGACTGGTGCATCGAGCGCCTGGTCGCCGGGAACCTCGACACCGTCACCGCGTCGATGGCGAAATACTGGTGCTCGGACAAGCAGGTCCAGACCGCCGACGAATGCCTTCAGCTGTTCGGCGGCTACGGGTACATGCAGGAATATCCAATCTCGCGCATCTTCATCGATTCCCGCATCCAGAAGATCTATGGCGGCACCAACGAGATCATGAAGCTGCTGATCGCCAGATCCTTATAG
- a CDS encoding alpha/beta family hydrolase, translating to MAVKTQELKLDVERIGAVSAILTQPATARACYILAHGAGAGMRHSFMAKIAQGLGDRGVATFRFNFPYMEKQQGRPDQPAVAHAAIRAAVAEAARLCPGLKLVAGGKSFGGRMTSQAHSKSPLPNVKGLAFLGFPLHADGKPSAERAEHLAGIAIPMLFLQGTRDKLADLGHLKPVVEALGPKATLHEIAGGDHSFAVLKKSGRSNEQALTEVLDTLAAWIDDLPEAQVE from the coding sequence GTGGCTGTCAAAACTCAAGAGCTCAAGCTCGACGTCGAACGCATCGGTGCGGTCTCCGCGATCCTGACGCAGCCGGCCACTGCGCGCGCCTGCTACATCCTGGCGCATGGCGCCGGCGCGGGAATGCGGCATTCATTCATGGCCAAGATCGCGCAAGGTCTTGGCGATCGCGGCGTCGCGACGTTCCGCTTCAACTTTCCTTACATGGAGAAGCAGCAGGGCCGTCCCGACCAGCCGGCGGTCGCGCATGCTGCGATCCGCGCGGCGGTCGCGGAGGCGGCGCGGCTTTGTCCCGGTCTCAAGCTTGTTGCGGGTGGAAAGTCCTTTGGCGGGCGCATGACGTCACAGGCGCACTCCAAGTCGCCATTGCCTAACGTCAAAGGGCTCGCCTTCCTCGGCTTCCCGCTGCATGCCGACGGCAAGCCCTCGGCCGAGCGCGCCGAGCACCTCGCCGGCATCGCAATCCCCATGCTGTTCCTGCAAGGCACGCGCGACAAGCTTGCCGATCTCGGGCATCTCAAGCCCGTTGTCGAGGCGCTCGGTCCGAAGGCCACGCTGCACGAGATTGCAGGCGGCGATCACTCTTTCGCGGTGCTGAAAAAATCCGGCCGCAGCAACGAACAAGCGCTGACAGAGGTACTGGATACGCTCGCGGCCTGGATCGACGACTTGCCTGAGGCTCAGGTGGAGTAA
- a CDS encoding ketopantoate reductase family protein — translation MRICIFGAGAVGSHLAVRLARAGHEVSCVMRGAHLEAVRAGGLRLRVGDSEVSAKVNASGDPAQLGPQDVVISTLKATALTGLVSTIKPLLQDDTAIVFAQNGIPWWYGIGLPPRHPTPPDISFLDPGGRLRACIPKERIIGGVVFSSNEVIGPGVVQNLTPDRNRLLIGECDDRNCERITKLRSVLNEARLESPPVAEIREAIWSKLLTNMSLSVLCLLTGQTARGVRDDPAFAEVIPRMLNEANDIAQHFIPEVKRVTRSGPAPNHKPSLLQDYELGRAMEIDVLVKAPAAFARAAGLSTPTLDLIAALAIQKARDKGLYST, via the coding sequence ATGCGCATCTGCATTTTCGGCGCCGGCGCCGTCGGCAGCCATCTTGCGGTCCGGCTGGCGCGCGCCGGCCATGAGGTCAGTTGCGTGATGCGGGGCGCGCATCTCGAGGCGGTGCGGGCGGGTGGCCTCAGGCTGCGCGTCGGCGATTCCGAGGTGAGCGCCAAGGTCAATGCCTCCGGCGATCCGGCCCAGCTCGGTCCGCAGGACGTCGTGATCTCCACGCTGAAGGCGACGGCACTGACTGGCCTGGTTTCCACCATCAAGCCCCTGCTCCAGGATGACACCGCCATCGTATTCGCCCAGAACGGCATTCCCTGGTGGTACGGGATCGGCCTGCCGCCGCGGCACCCGACGCCGCCGGACATTTCCTTTCTCGATCCCGGCGGGCGCCTGCGCGCTTGCATCCCGAAGGAGCGGATCATCGGCGGGGTCGTCTTCTCCTCCAACGAGGTGATTGGGCCCGGCGTGGTGCAGAACCTGACGCCAGACCGTAACCGCCTCTTGATCGGCGAGTGCGACGACCGCAATTGCGAGCGCATCACGAAGCTCCGCAGTGTTCTCAACGAGGCGCGGCTGGAATCGCCGCCGGTCGCCGAGATCCGCGAGGCGATCTGGTCAAAGCTGCTGACCAACATGTCACTATCGGTGCTGTGCCTGCTCACCGGCCAGACCGCGCGCGGCGTGCGCGACGACCCGGCCTTTGCCGAGGTCATTCCGCGCATGCTGAACGAGGCCAACGATATCGCCCAGCACTTCATCCCCGAGGTGAAGCGGGTGACCCGCAGCGGCCCCGCCCCTAACCACAAGCCGTCGCTGCTGCAGGACTACGAGCTCGGTCGCGCCATGGAGATCGACGTGCTGGTCAAGGCGCCTGCCGCCTTCGCGCGCGCCGCCGGGCTGTCGACGCCGACGCTCGATCTCATTGCCGCGCTCGCGATCCAGAAGGCGCGCGACAAGGGGCTTTACTCCACCTGA
- a CDS encoding enoyl-CoA hydratase-related protein, whose amino-acid sequence MSASPVLWTSDARGVATVTLNRPEVNNAYDGALIAGVLAATDELAKKPNLRVVVLKGNGKHFQAGADLKWINSVRPQSPEANEAASRATFEAVQRLNTLPIPTVALVQGGCFGGGTGVIAACDVVIAADNALFSITEVRWGLTAAIIIPQLCDAIGVRQVRRYALTGERFGAEDARRIGLVHDVVPLAELEAAGAKVVEQLLANGPEAMAETKRLALESSFGGMAVDDAAYTRLVQLHSLKRQSAEAAEGLVSFAEKRAANWGGIER is encoded by the coding sequence ATGAGTGCCAGCCCCGTCCTGTGGACATCAGATGCGCGTGGGGTTGCGACCGTCACGTTGAACCGGCCGGAGGTCAACAACGCCTATGACGGCGCCTTGATCGCGGGCGTGCTTGCGGCCACGGACGAACTGGCTAAGAAGCCGAACCTGCGCGTCGTCGTGCTCAAAGGTAATGGCAAGCATTTTCAGGCCGGCGCCGATCTCAAATGGATCAACAGCGTGCGGCCGCAATCGCCTGAAGCGAATGAGGCGGCGTCGCGAGCGACGTTCGAGGCCGTGCAGCGGCTCAACACGCTGCCGATCCCGACCGTCGCGCTGGTGCAGGGCGGTTGCTTTGGCGGCGGCACCGGTGTCATTGCGGCCTGCGATGTCGTGATTGCCGCCGACAACGCCCTGTTCTCCATCACCGAGGTGCGCTGGGGCCTGACCGCCGCGATCATCATTCCGCAGCTCTGCGATGCCATTGGTGTCCGGCAAGTCCGCCGTTACGCGCTGACCGGCGAACGTTTTGGGGCCGAAGACGCGCGCCGCATCGGCCTTGTCCATGACGTCGTGCCGCTCGCTGAGCTCGAGGCCGCCGGCGCCAAGGTGGTCGAGCAGCTGCTGGCCAACGGGCCGGAGGCGATGGCCGAGACCAAGCGACTTGCGCTGGAGAGCTCGTTCGGCGGCATGGCGGTGGACGATGCCGCGTACACCCGGCTCGTGCAGCTGCATTCGCTCAAGCGCCAGAGTGCGGAGGCGGCGGAGGGGCTGGTCTCGTTCGCCGAGAAGCGGGCGGCGAATTGGGGTGGCATTGAAAGGTGA
- a CDS encoding LysR family transcriptional regulator → MDILVNLQAFLATADAAGFSAAARKLGVSTSVVAKRVTQLEGRIGTPLFHRSTRQLRLTDAGQRYVHRARGVVTDATDLLSRMGEKGHDLVDHLRIKAPTSLTVARLADAFSAFQTQNPRLKLEIVLIDRPVDPVTEGFDIAIGAFPHSFGGVVDEPLCVLKRLLCASPAYLKKHGTPKHPRDLVEHRCLSFLPTGPEWIFDGPRGRISIQVSPLLSSNEGRVLARSAIAGNGIALMSHYLVADALRDGTLKPVLRDFPIPELWVKAAIPERRRNAAAVEALLTLLKTSLARSL, encoded by the coding sequence ATGGACATTCTGGTGAACCTTCAGGCGTTCCTCGCCACCGCCGACGCAGCCGGCTTCTCCGCCGCCGCGCGGAAGCTCGGCGTCTCGACCTCGGTCGTCGCCAAGCGCGTCACGCAGCTGGAAGGGCGGATCGGCACGCCGCTATTTCACCGCTCGACCCGGCAATTGCGGCTGACCGACGCCGGTCAGCGCTACGTGCATCGCGCGCGCGGCGTGGTCACCGACGCCACCGATCTGCTCTCGCGCATGGGCGAGAAGGGCCACGACCTCGTCGATCACCTCCGCATCAAGGCGCCGACCTCCCTGACCGTGGCGCGGCTTGCCGACGCATTCAGCGCCTTCCAGACCCAGAATCCGCGATTGAAACTCGAGATCGTGCTGATCGATCGCCCGGTCGATCCCGTCACCGAGGGATTCGACATCGCCATCGGCGCTTTCCCGCACTCCTTCGGCGGCGTGGTCGACGAACCGCTGTGCGTGCTGAAGCGGCTGCTCTGCGCCTCACCGGCCTATTTGAAGAAGCACGGCACGCCAAAGCATCCGCGCGATCTCGTCGAGCATCGCTGCCTCAGCTTTCTGCCGACCGGCCCGGAATGGATCTTTGACGGACCGCGCGGCCGCATCAGCATCCAGGTCAGCCCGCTGTTGTCCTCTAACGAGGGGCGTGTGCTGGCGCGCAGCGCAATCGCGGGCAACGGCATCGCGCTGATGTCGCACTATCTGGTCGCGGATGCCTTGCGTGACGGCACGCTCAAGCCCGTGCTGCGCGATTTTCCGATTCCCGAATTGTGGGTTAAGGCCGCGATTCCCGAGCGGCGACGCAACGCGGCGGCCGTGGAGGCGCTGCTGACTTTGCTGAAAACGTCACTCGCGCGGTCGTTGTAA
- a CDS encoding FAD-dependent oxidoreductase, translated as MRATTIEEPARQVPIYGEYEVVVLGGGPAGIVAAASAARAGRKTLLIERYGFLGGMGTAAGVTNFCGLHGNVYGQAHRLVQGMASDLLARIDHLNGLNAPHLILGKVFAQAYDTAAYKIAADQLLASHKVHILFHALGAGVVMGDNSRIDALMVETKAGRQAVRAEIFIDCSGDGDLAVWAGAPFEIGDEHGHPLYPSMMLRLNGIDPEKAGEAWRTIPKLMEKAAVAGTHKFPRKSAIVRPQKSGIEWRVNFTQVAREDGHAINGVEPDDLTRGEIEGRKQALAAFEFLRTVPGFEKSYIVDLPPQLGIRETRRIKGGYQLSGEDVLSCASFEDSIGVNGWPIEAHVPGDVVFTFPPIPESRGYNELPYRMLVPEGVDNLLVAGRCASMTHEGQSAARVSGACLVMGEAAGSAAALALSGNRSPREIQVEKLQETLKQQGAFIGRDQPVPEGL; from the coding sequence ATGCGGGCCACGACGATCGAAGAACCAGCGCGCCAGGTGCCGATCTACGGCGAATATGAAGTCGTCGTGCTCGGCGGCGGCCCTGCCGGCATCGTGGCGGCGGCCTCGGCGGCGCGCGCCGGCCGGAAGACGCTGCTGATCGAGCGCTACGGATTCCTCGGCGGCATGGGCACCGCGGCCGGCGTCACCAATTTCTGCGGCCTGCATGGCAATGTCTATGGGCAGGCCCATCGGCTGGTGCAGGGCATGGCGTCCGATCTGTTGGCGCGGATCGACCATCTGAACGGGCTCAATGCGCCGCATCTGATCCTCGGCAAGGTCTTTGCCCAGGCCTACGATACCGCCGCTTACAAGATCGCGGCCGACCAACTGCTTGCCAGCCACAAGGTGCACATCCTCTTCCATGCGCTCGGCGCCGGCGTGGTGATGGGCGATAACAGCCGCATCGACGCGCTGATGGTCGAGACCAAGGCCGGCCGGCAGGCGGTGCGTGCAGAGATCTTCATCGATTGCTCCGGCGACGGCGATCTCGCCGTCTGGGCCGGCGCGCCGTTCGAGATCGGCGACGAGCACGGCCATCCGCTGTACCCGTCGATGATGCTGCGTCTCAACGGCATCGATCCCGAGAAGGCCGGCGAGGCCTGGCGGACCATCCCGAAACTGATGGAAAAGGCCGCTGTGGCCGGCACGCACAAATTTCCGCGCAAGAGCGCGATCGTGCGGCCCCAAAAATCCGGCATCGAATGGCGGGTGAACTTCACGCAAGTGGCGCGCGAGGACGGGCACGCCATCAACGGCGTAGAGCCTGACGATCTCACCCGCGGCGAGATCGAGGGCCGCAAGCAGGCGCTCGCCGCGTTCGAATTCCTGCGCACCGTGCCCGGCTTTGAAAAATCCTACATCGTAGACCTGCCGCCGCAGCTCGGCATCCGCGAGACCCGCCGCATCAAGGGCGGCTACCAGCTCAGCGGAGAGGATGTGCTCAGCTGCGCCTCGTTCGAGGATTCGATCGGCGTCAATGGCTGGCCGATCGAGGCCCACGTTCCCGGCGACGTCGTGTTCACTTTCCCGCCGATCCCGGAATCGCGCGGCTATAACGAGCTTCCCTACCGGATGCTGGTGCCCGAGGGCGTCGACAATCTGCTGGTCGCCGGCCGCTGCGCCTCGATGACCCATGAGGGCCAGTCGGCGGCGCGGGTCTCCGGGGCCTGTCTCGTGATGGGGGAGGCGGCCGGTTCCGCGGCCGCGCTGGCGCTGTCCGGAAATCGGAGCCCGCGTGAGATACAAGTTGAAAAGTTGCAGGAAACGTTGAAACAACAGGGCGCCTTCATCGGGCGGGACCAGCCGGTGCCCGAGGGCCTGTAA
- a CDS encoding ABC transporter substrate-binding protein encodes MIGIARLAAASLLTMMAMGTAQAEDALKAKIGVLRLSSSAPVFIAQDKGYFREAGLEVELKFFDAAQPIAVATTSGDVDFGVTAFTAGLYNLAGKGVLKVIGGMSREKAGYPLIGYFASNNAYAAGLKTPKDLAGKRVAVTQVGSSFHYSLGLLADKYGFKLSEVKIVPLQSLSNAAAALKGETVDAALLPISTARRLMDDGGAKFLGWVGDETPWQLGAVFASPKTLTNKALVTKLLGALAKADREYHDVILASMKDGKAPINDKTKPLLEIIAKYTNLPVEQVVGNCAYIDPDGKLDVKNVDNQIKWLQDQGFVDKGFDANTIIAKEYVKAD; translated from the coding sequence ATGATCGGGATTGCGCGGCTCGCGGCAGCCAGCCTTTTGACGATGATGGCGATGGGCACGGCCCAGGCCGAAGACGCACTGAAGGCCAAGATCGGCGTGCTCCGCCTGTCCTCCTCCGCGCCGGTTTTCATCGCCCAGGACAAGGGCTATTTCCGCGAGGCCGGCCTTGAGGTCGAGCTGAAATTCTTCGATGCGGCGCAGCCGATCGCGGTCGCCACCACCTCGGGTGACGTCGATTTCGGCGTCACGGCCTTCACCGCCGGCCTCTATAATCTCGCCGGCAAGGGCGTGCTGAAAGTGATCGGCGGCATGAGCCGCGAGAAGGCCGGCTATCCCCTGATCGGCTATTTCGCCAGCAACAACGCCTATGCAGCGGGGCTGAAGACGCCGAAGGATCTTGCGGGCAAGCGCGTGGCGGTGACCCAGGTCGGATCATCCTTTCACTATTCGCTCGGCCTGCTCGCCGACAAGTACGGATTCAAGCTCTCTGAGGTGAAGATCGTGCCGCTGCAATCGCTCTCGAACGCGGCGGCTGCGCTGAAAGGCGAGACCGTCGATGCAGCGCTGCTGCCGATCTCGACGGCGCGAAGGCTGATGGACGATGGCGGCGCGAAGTTTTTAGGCTGGGTCGGCGACGAGACGCCCTGGCAGTTGGGTGCGGTGTTCGCCTCGCCGAAGACGCTGACCAACAAGGCGCTGGTGACGAAGCTGCTCGGCGCACTCGCCAAGGCTGACCGCGAATATCACGACGTGATTCTGGCTTCGATGAAAGACGGCAAAGCCCCCATCAATGACAAGACCAAGCCGCTGCTTGAGATCATCGCGAAATACACCAACTTGCCGGTCGAGCAGGTGGTCGGCAACTGCGCCTATATCGATCCTGACGGCAAGCTCGACGTCAAGAATGTCGACAACCAGATCAAATGGCTGCAGGACCAGGGTTTTGTCGACAAGGGCTTTGATGCGAATACGATCATCGCCAAGGAATATGTGAAGGCGGATTGA
- a CDS encoding ABC transporter ATP-binding protein: MDLIANHITHRFADLAVLDDVSFTVSAGEVVAIVGPSGCGKSTLLSILGGLLQPTSGAPELRSTPPADSLNPLTFVFQDFALLPWATVEANVEFPLLHTQLSPVQRRAQVDDALRRTGLTDFRKTYPKQLSGGMRQRVGISRALAVRPAILLMDEPLSALDSQTRELLIEDFVRLLADGGMGAVYVTHNLEEAARLADRIVVLSRRPGRIREVVTVPMTRAERGEIAARERLLALQNQIWSLIRNEAIDAEREVQHA; encoded by the coding sequence ATGGACCTGATCGCCAACCACATCACCCATCGCTTCGCCGATCTCGCCGTGCTCGACGACGTCTCCTTCACCGTCAGCGCCGGCGAGGTGGTGGCGATCGTGGGGCCGTCGGGTTGCGGCAAGAGCACGCTGCTGTCGATTCTGGGCGGGCTGCTGCAGCCGACCTCCGGCGCGCCCGAGCTGCGCAGCACGCCGCCGGCGGACAGTCTCAATCCGCTGACCTTCGTGTTCCAGGATTTCGCGCTGCTGCCTTGGGCGACCGTTGAAGCGAACGTCGAATTCCCGCTGCTGCATACGCAACTTTCGCCCGTGCAGCGCCGCGCACAGGTCGACGATGCCCTGCGGCGCACGGGGCTGACTGATTTCCGCAAAACCTACCCAAAGCAGCTCTCCGGCGGCATGCGCCAGCGCGTCGGCATTTCGCGTGCGCTGGCGGTCAGGCCTGCGATCCTGCTGATGGACGAGCCGCTGTCGGCGCTGGATTCGCAGACCCGCGAACTGCTGATCGAGGATTTCGTCCGCCTGCTCGCCGATGGCGGCATGGGCGCCGTCTATGTCACCCACAATCTCGAAGAGGCCGCGCGCCTTGCCGACCGCATCGTGGTGCTGTCGCGGCGGCCCGGGCGCATCCGCGAGGTCGTGACGGTGCCGATGACGCGCGCTGAACGCGGCGAGATAGCGGCGCGTGAAAGGCTGCTGGCGCTGCAGAATCAGATCTGGTCGCTGATCCGCAACGAGGCGATCGACGCCGAACGCGAGGTGCAGCATGCTTGA
- a CDS encoding ABC transporter permease codes for MLDRAGVSAKDEATRRVRFRGAGFVPASSRFGGWIALAVVIAIWQAAGSTGLVNPLFLPAPSAIVRAIYELAISGALWQHLSASLLRIGVGWLLGTAAGIVVGFAIGLSRFARSVGITFISALFPIPKIALLPLLILWLGIGEEPKIATIALGVFFSTAISVYSGVDAVPRNLVRMAQSFNVPFATIVRKVIWPGALPAILAGFRITASVALLLVVSAEMIGAQYGIGAFVLQAGNLMQTDQLLAGVVILSVFGLVVGKVINLLEMRLLHWR; via the coding sequence ATGCTTGATCGCGCGGGTGTGTCAGCGAAAGACGAAGCGACGCGGCGCGTCCGCTTCCGCGGCGCTGGCTTCGTGCCCGCCAGCAGCCGCTTCGGCGGCTGGATCGCGCTCGCCGTTGTTATTGCGATCTGGCAGGCCGCCGGCAGCACTGGTCTCGTCAATCCACTGTTCCTGCCGGCACCGTCGGCGATCGTGCGCGCGATCTACGAACTCGCGATCTCCGGCGCGCTCTGGCAGCACCTGTCCGCGTCGCTGCTGCGCATCGGCGTCGGCTGGCTGCTCGGCACCGCGGCCGGCATCGTGGTCGGCTTTGCCATCGGCCTGTCGCGGTTCGCGCGCAGCGTCGGCATCACCTTCATCTCGGCGCTGTTCCCGATTCCGAAGATCGCGCTGCTGCCGCTCTTGATCCTTTGGCTCGGCATCGGCGAAGAGCCGAAGATCGCGACCATTGCGCTCGGCGTGTTCTTCTCGACCGCGATCTCGGTCTATAGCGGTGTCGACGCGGTGCCGCGCAACCTGGTCCGCATGGCGCAGAGTTTCAACGTGCCGTTCGCCACCATCGTGCGCAAGGTGATCTGGCCCGGTGCGCTGCCCGCGATCCTCGCCGGCTTCCGCATCACGGCCTCAGTGGCGCTGCTGCTCGTCGTCAGCGCCGAGATGATCGGCGCACAATACGGCATCGGCGCCTTCGTGCTCCAGGCCGGCAATCTGATGCAGACCGACCAGCTGCTCGCGGGCGTCGTGATTTTATCGGTGTTCGGGCTGGTGGTGGGGAAGGTGATCAATCTGCTGGAGATGCGGCTGTTGCACTGGCGGTAG
- the gtdA gene encoding gentisate 1,2-dioxygenase, translated as MEAVTKTPEREAFYRKIDGENLTALWTVMGDLITPEPKSACRPHLWKFNVIRDYMTEAGKLITAKEAERRVLVLENPGLRGQSKITTSLYAGVQMVVPGDVAPAHRHSQSALRFVLEGKGAHTAVDGERTAMEPGDFIITPSMTWHDHSNETNEPMFWLDGLDIPLVQFFDCSFAEGSKEDQQRITKPAGDSFARYGHNLLPVDVKRSSKTSPIFSYPYAYTREALEKARASQEWDACHGLKLKFSNPETGDFAMPTIGTFIQLLPRGFETARYRSTDATVFCPIEGRGRSRIGDAVFEWGPRDLFVVPSWQWVTHEADDDAVLFSFSDRPVQQKLDLFREDRGNA; from the coding sequence ATGGAAGCCGTGACCAAGACGCCGGAACGCGAGGCGTTCTACAGGAAAATCGACGGCGAGAATCTCACCGCACTGTGGACGGTGATGGGCGATTTGATCACGCCCGAGCCGAAGAGCGCCTGCCGGCCGCATCTGTGGAAATTCAACGTCATCCGCGACTACATGACCGAAGCCGGCAAGCTCATCACCGCCAAGGAAGCCGAGCGGCGCGTGCTGGTACTGGAGAACCCGGGCCTGCGCGGCCAATCTAAGATCACGACCTCGCTCTATGCCGGCGTGCAGATGGTGGTACCCGGCGACGTCGCGCCCGCGCACCGGCACAGCCAGTCGGCGCTGCGCTTCGTGCTCGAAGGCAAGGGCGCCCATACCGCGGTTGACGGCGAACGCACCGCGATGGAGCCCGGCGACTTCATCATCACGCCGTCGATGACCTGGCACGATCATTCCAACGAGACCAATGAGCCGATGTTCTGGCTCGACGGCCTCGATATTCCGCTGGTGCAGTTCTTCGACTGCTCCTTCGCGGAAGGCTCCAAGGAAGACCAGCAGAGGATCACAAAGCCGGCCGGCGACAGCTTTGCCCGCTACGGCCACAATCTGCTGCCGGTCGACGTGAAGCGCTCATCGAAGACCTCGCCGATCTTCAGCTATCCCTATGCCTACACCCGCGAGGCGCTGGAAAAGGCCCGCGCGAGCCAGGAGTGGGACGCCTGTCACGGGCTGAAGCTGAAATTCAGCAACCCCGAGACCGGCGATTTCGCGATGCCGACCATCGGCACCTTCATCCAATTGCTGCCGAGGGGTTTTGAGACCGCGCGCTATCGGTCCACCGATGCGACCGTGTTCTGCCCGATCGAGGGAAGGGGCCGCAGCCGCATCGGCGACGCCGTTTTCGAATGGGGCCCGCGCGATCTGTTCGTGGTGCCCAGCTGGCAGTGGGTGACGCACGAAGCAGATGACGACGCCGTGCTGTTCAGCTTCTCGGACCGGCCGGTGCAACAGAAGCTCGACCTGTTTCGCGAAGATCGCGGAAATGCGTGA
- the maiA gene encoding maleylacetoacetate isomerase — protein MKLHGYFRSSAAYRVRIALNLKGLGAEHLPHHLRKGEQCAPAYLAINPQGLVPALEDDAGAVLTQSVAIIEWLDETHPNPPLLPKDPLQRAKVRAFALAIACDTHPVQNLKVLARLRELGLAEDKVQDWAAWANREGLSACETLIKNEPGPFCFGDAPTLADLCLVPQLANARRFGVDVAAYPRLLKAEAAAKALAAFADAAPEKQPDAE, from the coding sequence ATGAAGCTGCACGGCTATTTCCGCTCCAGCGCCGCCTATCGCGTGCGGATCGCGCTGAACCTCAAAGGCCTCGGTGCCGAGCACCTGCCGCATCATCTGCGCAAGGGCGAGCAATGCGCGCCCGCTTATCTCGCCATCAATCCGCAGGGCTTGGTGCCGGCGCTGGAGGATGATGCGGGTGCGGTGCTGACCCAATCGGTTGCCATCATCGAATGGCTCGACGAAACCCACCCCAATCCGCCGTTACTGCCGAAAGATCCGCTGCAGCGCGCCAAGGTGAGGGCCTTCGCTCTGGCGATCGCCTGCGACACCCATCCGGTGCAGAATTTGAAGGTGCTGGCGCGGCTGCGCGAGCTCGGGCTCGCGGAAGACAAGGTCCAGGATTGGGCGGCCTGGGCCAATCGCGAGGGCCTGTCGGCCTGCGAGACGCTGATCAAGAATGAGCCCGGGCCGTTCTGCTTCGGCGATGCGCCGACCCTCGCCGATCTCTGCCTGGTGCCGCAGCTTGCCAATGCGCGCCGCTTCGGCGTCGATGTCGCGGCCTACCCGCGTCTGCTCAAGGCAGAGGCCGCCGCCAAGGCGCTGGCTGCCTTCGCCGATGCCGCACCGGAGAAGCAGCCCGATGCCGAGTAA
- a CDS encoding MarR family transcriptional regulator, translating to MPSKPSPPITIDAVYAAPGYLFRRMQQIAVSIFMEECKAFDLTPVQYAALIAIHTHPGIDATRLSAVIAFDRSTLGSVIERLQAKAYIERKPAPEDKRIKLLYLTKPGAAILREIIPAVERAQARMLEPLKPADRKTLMELLVQLVDLNNEASRVPLRAEDALEHLGKTG from the coding sequence ATGCCGAGTAAGCCTTCTCCTCCGATCACGATAGATGCGGTCTATGCCGCGCCGGGCTACCTGTTCCGGCGCATGCAGCAGATCGCGGTCTCGATCTTCATGGAGGAGTGCAAGGCGTTCGACCTCACCCCGGTGCAATATGCGGCGCTGATCGCGATCCACACCCATCCCGGCATCGATGCGACGCGGCTGTCGGCCGTGATCGCCTTCGACCGCTCCACGCTCGGTAGCGTGATCGAGCGGCTCCAGGCCAAAGCCTATATCGAGCGCAAGCCGGCACCGGAGGACAAGAGGATCAAGCTGCTCTATCTGACCAAGCCGGGCGCCGCGATCCTGCGCGAGATCATCCCGGCGGTGGAGCGTGCCCAAGCGCGCATGCTTGAGCCGCTGAAGCCGGCCGATCGCAAGACACTGATGGAGTTGCTGGTGCAACTCGTCGATCTCAACAACGAGGCGTCACGGGTGCCGCTGCGGGCGGAGGATGCGCTGGAGCATTTGGGGAAGACGGGGTGA